From one Gemella morbillorum genomic stretch:
- the rnc gene encoding ribonuclease III, with protein MERTYIEKLLNKLNNEYGFNLKFGENFKMAFSHSSYTNEKKIAKHLNYERLEFLGDAVVELTTSEFLFKKFPKLAEGELTKLRASIVCEKTLVKYALQLNLDKCIYLGRGEEKMGGRSRAALLADIFESFTGALYLETNLETVKIFLNNTLFTEVEDYEYSSFVDYKTILQEYVFKIKLGEIEYKVLDSIGPSHSKTFISAVEIDGKQYGSGTAATKKESEQLSAKQALDKLGYDGI; from the coding sequence ATGGAAAGAACATATATAGAAAAACTACTAAATAAACTAAATAATGAATATGGATTTAATTTGAAATTTGGTGAGAATTTTAAAATGGCTTTTTCACACTCATCATACACAAATGAGAAAAAAATAGCTAAACATTTGAATTATGAACGATTAGAGTTTTTAGGTGATGCTGTTGTTGAGCTTACAACAAGTGAATTTTTATTTAAAAAGTTTCCAAAGTTAGCTGAAGGGGAACTAACAAAACTACGTGCTTCTATAGTTTGCGAAAAGACATTGGTAAAATATGCACTACAACTTAATCTAGATAAATGTATTTATTTAGGGCGTGGAGAAGAAAAAATGGGTGGTCGTTCACGAGCTGCGTTACTTGCTGATATTTTTGAATCTTTCACGGGAGCTTTGTACTTAGAAACAAATTTAGAAACAGTAAAAATATTTTTAAATAATACCTTATTTACAGAAGTCGAAGACTATGAATACAGTAGCTTCGTTGATTATAAAACTATTCTTCAGGAGTATGTATTCAAAATCAAATTAGGTGAGATAGAGTATAAGGTGCTAGATTCAATTGGGCCTTCACACTCAAAAACTTTCATTAGTGCTGTTGAAATTGATGGAAAACAATATGGTAGCGGTACAGCAGCAACAAAAAAAGAATCTGAACAATTATCAGCTAAACAAGCTTTAGATAAACTAGGATATGATGGTATCTAA
- a CDS encoding metal ABC transporter permease, giving the protein MIKEFIDGLYNFHFLQNALITAIIIGIVAGAVGCFIVLRGMSLMGDAISHAVLPGVAVSYILGIDFFIGAIAFGLLASIIITFIKGNSIIKSDTAIGITFSSFLALGVILIGVANSSTDLFHILFGNILAVQDIDMYITIGVGVFVLLVIKLFFKELLLTSFDELLAKAMGMKVNFYHYLLMILLTLVSVTAMQSVGTILIVAMLITPAATAYLYANSLKTMIFLSSTIGAVCSVLGLFIGYSFNIAAGSSIVLTLATVFAISFFIAPKQKFIKHKKNN; this is encoded by the coding sequence ATGATTAAAGAATTCATTGATGGGCTTTATAACTTTCATTTTTTACAAAATGCACTTATTACCGCAATTATCATTGGTATTGTCGCTGGTGCGGTAGGATGTTTTATCGTCCTTCGCGGAATGAGTTTAATGGGAGATGCTATTTCCCATGCTGTCTTACCAGGGGTTGCAGTTTCTTACATACTTGGTATTGACTTCTTTATCGGAGCTATAGCTTTTGGTTTACTTGCTTCGATTATTATTACCTTTATCAAAGGAAACTCAATTATCAAAAGTGATACTGCCATTGGAATAACTTTCAGTTCTTTCTTGGCACTTGGGGTTATTCTTATAGGTGTTGCAAACAGTTCTACCGACTTATTCCACATATTATTTGGTAATATTCTAGCTGTACAAGATATTGATATGTATATTACAATCGGAGTTGGAGTTTTTGTCTTACTTGTCATTAAACTATTTTTTAAAGAATTACTTCTTACTTCGTTTGATGAGTTATTGGCTAAAGCTATGGGAATGAAAGTTAACTTTTATCATTATTTACTTATGATACTTTTAACATTAGTTTCCGTTACAGCTATGCAAAGTGTTGGTACTATTTTAATAGTGGCTATGTTAATCACACCAGCTGCAACAGCGTATTTATATGCTAACAGCCTTAAAACAATGATATTCTTATCATCTACTATTGGAGCAGTTTGCTCAGTATTAGGTTTGTTTATTGGATACTCATTTAATATCGCTGCTGGTTCTAGCATTGTTTTAACACTTGCAACAGTATTTGCTATAAGTTTCTTTATAGCGCCTAAGCAAAAATTTATAAAACATAAAAAAAATAACTAA
- a CDS encoding FtsX-like permease family protein, translated as MLLFYIKQHIDQSKHKIGILKALGYSNMFISKNFSVFSLLIFLGTFLGFGSSYLLMPKFYESRNKDNILTNLTIDFHLQPLIYLVLLPTLLFLILSMMYVLLKLNVPTTVLLKQLELKNKIIKKRKLKIQEKFIKELESTILYSNKTLIFFIIFAAMSFSSMIQMSLGMRDFVDTIIRMIMTVIGVILSLSILLITLEVIVSNNKKNISILNIMGYSVSECSQIVLSKYRIVVLIGFIIGTVYQYVLIKVLLIKLSKELDSQVVYNFDYLSLLISLVLFILIYELFIRYYYKKIRMIDAKKIILD; from the coding sequence ATGCTACTTTTTTATATAAAACAGCATATAGACCAGTCAAAACATAAGATAGGGATTTTAAAAGCTTTAGGATACAGTAATATGTTTATATCAAAAAATTTCTCAGTGTTTAGCTTACTGATTTTCTTAGGAACTTTTTTAGGTTTTGGTAGTTCGTATTTATTGATGCCAAAGTTTTATGAGAGTAGAAACAAGGATAATATACTTACAAATCTAACAATAGATTTCCATCTACAGCCGTTAATATATTTAGTATTACTTCCGACATTGCTATTCTTAATATTATCAATGATGTATGTTTTATTAAAATTAAATGTACCAACAACAGTTTTACTAAAACAACTAGAGTTGAAAAATAAAATTATTAAGAAAAGAAAACTAAAGATACAAGAAAAATTTATAAAAGAATTAGAGTCGACAATTTTGTATAGTAATAAAACACTAATATTCTTTATTATTTTTGCTGCAATGTCATTTTCTTCAATGATTCAAATGTCATTAGGAATGAGAGATTTTGTTGATACTATAATACGAATGATTATGACAGTAATAGGTGTAATTTTGTCATTATCTATTCTCCTGATAACTCTTGAGGTTATAGTTAGTAATAATAAGAAAAATATTTCTATCCTAAATATAATGGGGTATTCTGTTAGTGAATGTTCTCAAATAGTATTGTCTAAATATAGAATAGTGGTACTGATAGGTTTTATTATAGGAACAGTCTATCAATATGTATTAATAAAAGTGTTATTAATTAAGTTGTCGAAAGAATTAGATAGTCAGGTAGTATATAATTTTGATTATTTATCACTATTAATAAGTTTAGTTTTATTTATTTTAATATATGAATTGTTTATAAGATATTATTATAAAAAAATAAGAATGATTGATGCTAAAAAGATAATACTAGATTAA
- a CDS encoding DUF3784 domain-containing protein: MSRKKYAIIILLFTILVITFCIYIDNTKFEHTGIILMHCLSSFICFFTSYLLIYKKSYNILAGMTEEEYNRIEKIPKEKQKMEKISKRVGYIFVFIGILLLFSIYFI, translated from the coding sequence ATGAGTAGAAAAAAATATGCTATCATTATATTATTATTTACTATCCTTGTAATTACTTTTTGTATATACATAGATAATACTAAATTTGAACATACGGGAATTATACTAATGCACTGTCTATCCTCTTTTATCTGCTTTTTTACATCTTATCTACTTATATATAAAAAAAGCTATAATATTCTTGCTGGTATGACTGAAGAGGAATATAACAGAATAGAAAAAATACCTAAAGAAAAACAAAAAATGGAAAAAATCTCTAAAAGAGTTGGTTATATATTTGTTTTTATAGGTATTCTATTATTGTTTTCCATTTATTTTATATGA
- a CDS encoding TDT family transporter: protein MNIIKNLPTPIAGLALGSVALGNMFQIYSSTLQTIFSLLSLIIIILLTIKFFLYSDKLKEEMKNPVLATVLATYPMSIMLLSSFFKKYIGLYSLPTWIIGICLDICVVSYATYNFIIKDKHIKNIYPTWFITFVGPAVVTVTAISYNIEILGKLFFYFSFINYLILIPFVLYRVYVYKHYKDGDFPTITVFSAPGGLLLASYMIGITNKNSIILNILIPLTILFFIFVLMQLPFLLNRKFYPSFSAFTFPLVICAIAFQKTGIYYQLGDFSILKILIHLSELLAIIIVIYIWYGFIKNLSYK from the coding sequence ATGAATATAATTAAAAATTTACCTACACCAATTGCTGGCCTTGCGCTTGGCTCTGTTGCTCTTGGCAATATGTTCCAAATATATAGTTCTACATTACAGACAATTTTTAGCTTATTATCTTTAATAATTATTATCCTATTAACAATAAAGTTCTTTCTATATAGCGATAAACTAAAAGAAGAAATGAAAAATCCTGTTTTAGCAACAGTGCTTGCGACTTATCCAATGAGTATTATGTTATTAAGTTCTTTTTTCAAAAAATATATAGGGTTGTATAGTTTACCTACTTGGATTATTGGTATATGTCTTGATATTTGTGTTGTTAGCTATGCTACTTATAATTTTATTATCAAAGACAAACATATTAAAAATATTTATCCAACATGGTTTATTACCTTTGTTGGACCTGCTGTAGTTACAGTTACAGCAATAAGTTATAACATAGAAATATTAGGTAAGCTGTTCTTTTATTTTTCATTTATTAATTACCTAATACTTATTCCATTCGTCTTGTATAGAGTTTATGTATATAAGCACTATAAGGATGGGGACTTCCCTACAATAACAGTATTTTCTGCTCCTGGCGGACTATTATTAGCTAGTTATATGATTGGTATTACTAATAAAAATTCGATTATTTTGAATATATTAATACCATTAACAATATTATTTTTTATTTTTGTACTTATGCAATTACCATTTTTACTAAATAGAAAGTTCTACCCTAGTTTCTCTGCCTTTACTTTCCCTTTAGTAATATGTGCTATAGCTTTTCAAAAAACCGGAATTTATTATCAACTAGGTGATTTTTCTATTCTAAAAATTTTAATTCATCTTAGCGAATTATTAGCGATAATTATTGTAATTTACATATGGTACGGCTTCATTAAAAATTTATCATATAAATAA
- a CDS encoding metal ABC transporter substrate-binding protein codes for MLAVGLFACSNANKNSNTSEKLKVVATNSIIADITKNIAGDKIDLHSIVPVGQDPHEYEPLPDDVKKTSQADLIFYNGINLETGGNAWFTKLVQNAKKEENKDYYAVSDGVDVIYLEGQNEKGKEDPHAWLNLENGMIYAKNIAKQLSAKDPKNKDFYEANLKKYLEKLEALDKEAKQKFNNIPKEKKMIVTSEGCFKYFSKAYNVPSAYIWEINTEEEGTPDQIKALVEKLRKTKVPSLFVESSVDERPMQTVSKDTNIPIFEKIFTDSIAEPGQNGDSYYNMMKWNLDKIAEGLSK; via the coding sequence ATGTTAGCTGTTGGACTATTCGCTTGTTCTAATGCTAATAAAAATTCAAATACAAGCGAAAAACTTAAAGTTGTGGCGACTAACTCTATTATCGCCGACATCACTAAAAACATTGCAGGTGATAAAATTGATTTACACAGTATAGTACCTGTTGGACAAGATCCACATGAGTACGAACCACTACCTGATGATGTTAAAAAGACTTCACAAGCTGACCTTATATTTTATAATGGTATTAACTTAGAAACTGGTGGAAATGCTTGGTTCACTAAATTAGTACAGAATGCTAAAAAAGAAGAAAATAAAGATTATTATGCCGTAAGTGATGGAGTTGATGTTATTTATCTTGAAGGGCAAAATGAAAAAGGTAAAGAAGATCCACATGCATGGCTAAATCTTGAAAATGGTATGATTTATGCAAAAAATATTGCTAAACAACTTAGTGCGAAAGATCCAAAAAATAAAGACTTCTATGAAGCTAATCTAAAAAAATATCTAGAAAAACTAGAAGCATTAGATAAAGAAGCTAAACAAAAATTCAACAATATTCCAAAAGAGAAAAAAATGATTGTAACTAGTGAAGGATGCTTCAAATACTTCTCTAAAGCTTACAACGTACCTTCTGCATATATTTGGGAAATTAATACAGAAGAAGAAGGAACTCCTGATCAAATTAAAGCATTAGTTGAAAAACTACGTAAAACAAAAGTGCCTTCTCTATTCGTTGAAAGCAGTGTTGATGAACGTCCAATGCAAACAGTATCAAAAGATACTAATATTCCAATCTTTGAAAAAATCTTCACAGATTCTATAGCAGAACCAGGTCAAAATGGTGACAGCTACTACAATATGATGAAATGGAATTTAGACAAGATTGCTGAAGGGCTTTCTAAATAA
- a CDS encoding ABC transporter ATP-binding protein, with translation MILAKDIRKEFAGQDVLRGINLSVDENDFVVILGASGSGKSTLLNILSGLEKSDSGEVLYNGENISNYTETQLTEFRRKNIGFVFQQYYLLNNLTVFQNVRVGANLANNSDCSEILKELGLEDKVEKYPNELSGGEQQRVSIARALAKKPKVLFLDEPTGALDEETGRGILEYIFKLRNESKFTMIMVTHNENIAQIANKIVHVKSGKVSSIEENSTPKTVAEIGW, from the coding sequence ATGATTTTAGCAAAAGATATTAGGAAAGAATTTGCTGGTCAAGATGTTTTAAGAGGAATTAATCTAAGTGTAGATGAAAATGATTTTGTAGTTATATTAGGAGCATCTGGATCAGGGAAATCCACATTATTAAATATTTTATCAGGTTTAGAAAAGTCAGATTCAGGAGAAGTTTTATACAATGGAGAAAACATAAGTAATTATACAGAAACTCAATTAACAGAGTTTCGCAGAAAGAATATAGGATTTGTTTTTCAACAATATTATTTATTAAATAATTTAACTGTTTTCCAGAATGTTAGAGTTGGTGCTAATTTAGCAAATAATAGTGACTGTTCTGAAATATTAAAAGAACTTGGTTTAGAGGATAAGGTTGAAAAATATCCTAATGAATTATCAGGAGGAGAACAGCAACGAGTTTCTATTGCTCGAGCATTAGCTAAGAAACCAAAAGTATTGTTTTTGGATGAACCTACAGGAGCATTGGATGAAGAAACAGGAAGAGGTATATTGGAGTATATCTTTAAATTAAGAAATGAATCAAAATTTACTATGATAATGGTTACTCACAATGAAAATATTGCACAAATTGCCAATAAAATAGTTCATGTAAAAAGTGGTAAGGTATCATCGATAGAAGAAAATAGTACTCCAAAAACTGTGGCTGAGATAGGATGGTAA
- a CDS encoding metal ABC transporter ATP-binding protein encodes MINITNLSVRYKDTLAIDNINLQIDKPSIIGIIGPNGAGKSTLIKAILNIIPFEGTAEVDNKISKNALNNIAYVEQKINIDYNFPIKVRECVSLGVYPKIKLFHKLKKEHWKKVDDALKLVGLEEFSHRQISELSGGQFQRVLIARCLVQEAKYIFLDEPFVGIDSVSEEIIMDTLRKLKEKGHTILIVHHDLRKVHMYFDNVLLINKELIAYGETKETFTRENLTKAYGTDLFFLGGGTND; translated from the coding sequence ATGATTAATATAACTAATCTAAGTGTTCGATATAAAGATACACTTGCTATTGATAATATAAATTTACAAATAGATAAGCCATCTATCATAGGTATTATTGGTCCTAATGGTGCTGGTAAGTCAACCCTAATAAAAGCTATTTTGAATATTATTCCTTTTGAAGGTACAGCAGAAGTTGATAACAAAATATCAAAAAATGCACTGAATAATATTGCATATGTAGAACAAAAAATAAACATTGATTATAATTTTCCTATTAAAGTTAGGGAATGTGTGTCACTTGGCGTTTACCCAAAAATAAAATTATTTCACAAATTAAAAAAAGAACATTGGAAAAAAGTTGATGATGCTCTTAAGTTGGTTGGATTAGAAGAATTTTCACATAGACAAATCAGTGAATTGTCAGGTGGACAATTTCAACGTGTTCTTATCGCTCGTTGCTTAGTACAAGAAGCTAAGTACATCTTTTTAGATGAACCTTTTGTTGGAATAGATTCTGTTAGTGAGGAAATCATTATGGATACATTGAGAAAACTAAAAGAAAAAGGACACACTATTTTGATAGTACACCATGATCTTCGTAAAGTTCACATGTATTTTGATAATGTTCTGCTTATCAATAAAGAACTAATTGCCTATGGAGAGACAAAAGAAACCTTCACAAGAGAAAATTTAACAAAAGCTTATGGCACAGATTTATTCTTCCTAGGGGGTGGTACTAATGATTAA
- a CDS encoding TetR/AcrR family transcriptional regulator produces MAPKFKFTKEEILEVTLDFIRINGIKEISARTIARELNASTKVIFSLFGNMENLIREVNQLARNEFLHKVKISLKDESPFKRLGIEYILFSKNEPKLFEWLFMNKSVEIEDFKDFLPMYDYEYKKVIESIVNEYKISIKSAEKFYTHLFTYSHGIATLSVTGIYSFTEIEVIEATTEIARSLVKSFLKENN; encoded by the coding sequence ATGGCACCTAAGTTTAAATTTACTAAAGAAGAAATTTTAGAGGTTACACTTGACTTTATAAGAATTAATGGGATAAAGGAAATAAGTGCACGAACTATTGCAAGAGAATTAAATGCTTCTACGAAAGTAATATTTAGTTTGTTTGGTAATATGGAAAATTTGATAAGAGAAGTCAATCAATTAGCTAGAAATGAATTTTTACACAAGGTTAAAATTTCTTTAAAAGATGAAAGTCCATTTAAAAGGCTTGGAATTGAATATATATTATTCTCTAAAAATGAACCAAAATTATTTGAATGGCTATTTATGAATAAAAGTGTAGAGATTGAAGATTTTAAAGATTTTCTCCCTATGTATGATTATGAGTATAAAAAAGTTATAGAGTCAATAGTGAATGAATATAAGATATCTATAAAAAGTGCTGAAAAATTTTATACACATTTATTTACTTATAGTCATGGGATTGCAACGTTAAGTGTTACAGGAATATATAGTTTTACTGAGATTGAGGTAATAGAAGCAACGACAGAGATAGCTAGAAGTTTAGTAAAGAGTTTTTTGAAGGAGAATAATTAA
- the smc gene encoding chromosome segregation protein SMC, whose product MKLVKVEVTGFKSFQKKTTFEFKNNLIGVVGPNGSGKSNIIDAIRWVLGEQSAKNLRGSSMKDVIFSGTEDVKRKNFAEVAVTFSNGEESCEIKRRLYRNGDNEYFIDNKKARLKDVTNMYLDFGINKESYSIITQGKVEDIISSKPVDRRAIIEEASGVLKYKNKKKETNSKLEKTNDNLLRLNDIFSEISTRYEVLEEQKSKTEKYLEWSKGLEEKDILINIYNIAEYQKKLEVLLADKRIKEQEKTALEIKQEELIKNLEEIKNSLVTLDRTYLKYHDEELELIKKKEGLQSELNVIEERKNNRNLRSEKLAEDLKYLLERKENLTKKLIERQELDSINRAKIKSLTKEIADLEEGGEYNLEKIEASIDKLRDEYYGLITEETRLENSIEYAKKNIESADENYKELLENIERQKSIYNTKLVELDKATKEKEELSSKLTVLENSLNALLEEDVLLVSKEKNIDEQLRTGYNFKSNLENRKKFLEDQINNLSFYNIGVKEILSNKETIGGVHNSVANIINFGNEYATALDIALGQAQQNIVVDSEVTAKKCIEYLKKSNKGRVTFLPLNNIKAKAIASDIYSVLVKEEGFINIAENLIEVNATYKNIISHLLGLTIIVDNMDNANRIARRINFRNRIITLDGQVINSGGSITGGAINKNTNSSIKHKAELDNLEDNLGKINDKVSKLETEKTKLEAKRKESVENIVELKNAKEQNTLYIKELELAINHKNAELTDITAYITSNEKKLEVYRTEDNNLENISELTDGLKKIREELTILNKKIEEETAKKQSAQSAEELFVEKIAELKIEESKLEETLKHITESIGNYQSDIDDVCIQIERLEASKNIENLSAEDEKNILENNTRVISQCSQRLDVLKNLLSDLDAEKTGLFKREKEITTSQQHSNEKLRLKIAECEKLTVAQTKIEVKIDEYLENLVTNYSVTYESVAHKLTEELIPEVPSYKSDVIRLRRAIMELGNVNLNAIEEFNEVKERYDFYNEQITDLVEAKAKLEETIAEIDKEVKERFLETFVQVAENFNKIFIKLFKGGYADMTLETPNDILNTGIVIEASPPGKKLQNLSLLSGGEKSLTAISLLFAILQVKNPPFVVLDEVEAALDEENVNRFAKFLKLYSEDNQFLVITHRRGTMEAMDTLYGVTMQEKGISYILELELKDMIKNFEEVIE is encoded by the coding sequence ATGAAATTAGTAAAAGTCGAAGTAACAGGCTTTAAATCTTTTCAGAAAAAAACAACTTTTGAATTTAAAAATAATTTAATTGGTGTTGTTGGACCGAATGGATCGGGGAAAAGTAATATAATTGATGCTATTCGTTGGGTTTTAGGGGAGCAGTCTGCAAAAAACCTTCGTGGTAGTAGTATGAAAGATGTTATCTTTTCAGGGACTGAAGATGTGAAAAGAAAAAATTTTGCTGAAGTAGCAGTTACTTTTAGTAATGGAGAAGAGTCATGTGAAATTAAACGTCGTCTTTATCGAAATGGTGATAACGAATATTTTATTGATAACAAAAAAGCAAGATTAAAAGATGTTACGAATATGTACCTTGATTTTGGTATTAATAAAGAAAGTTATAGTATTATTACTCAAGGTAAGGTAGAAGATATCATTTCTTCTAAACCTGTAGATCGTCGCGCCATTATTGAAGAAGCTTCTGGTGTATTGAAATATAAAAATAAGAAAAAAGAAACTAATTCAAAATTGGAAAAAACAAATGATAATTTGCTTCGTCTTAATGATATATTTTCAGAAATTTCAACACGTTATGAAGTTTTGGAAGAGCAAAAGAGTAAAACGGAAAAATACTTGGAATGGTCAAAAGGACTAGAAGAAAAAGATATTCTTATTAATATTTATAATATAGCAGAGTATCAAAAAAAATTAGAAGTTTTATTAGCTGATAAAAGGATAAAAGAACAGGAAAAGACTGCTCTTGAAATTAAACAGGAAGAACTTATAAAAAATTTAGAAGAAATAAAGAACAGTTTAGTTACTCTTGATAGAACATACCTTAAGTATCACGATGAAGAATTAGAGCTGATTAAGAAAAAAGAAGGTTTACAATCAGAACTTAATGTAATAGAAGAACGTAAGAATAATAGGAATCTGCGTAGCGAAAAGTTAGCTGAAGATTTAAAATATTTGTTAGAAAGAAAAGAAAATCTTACTAAAAAGCTTATAGAACGTCAAGAGTTAGATAGTATTAATAGAGCTAAGATAAAATCTCTAACAAAGGAAATAGCGGACTTAGAAGAAGGTGGAGAGTATAACTTAGAAAAAATTGAAGCCTCTATAGACAAGCTAAGAGATGAGTATTATGGATTAATTACAGAAGAAACAAGATTAGAAAATAGTATCGAATATGCTAAGAAAAATATAGAAAGTGCAGATGAGAACTATAAAGAGTTGTTAGAAAATATTGAGCGTCAAAAATCAATATATAATACTAAACTTGTTGAGTTAGATAAAGCTACAAAAGAAAAAGAAGAGTTGAGTTCTAAGTTAACAGTATTGGAAAATAGCTTAAATGCTTTATTAGAAGAAGATGTTTTATTAGTATCTAAAGAAAAAAATATAGATGAGCAACTACGTACAGGTTATAATTTCAAAAGTAATTTAGAAAATCGTAAAAAATTCCTAGAAGATCAAATTAATAATTTGAGTTTTTATAATATAGGTGTTAAAGAGATTTTATCTAATAAGGAAACTATCGGTGGAGTTCATAATAGTGTTGCTAATATAATAAACTTTGGTAATGAATATGCGACTGCATTAGATATAGCCTTAGGTCAAGCTCAACAAAATATTGTAGTTGATAGTGAAGTTACTGCAAAAAAATGTATTGAATATTTGAAAAAATCTAATAAAGGTCGTGTAACGTTTTTACCACTAAATAATATTAAAGCAAAAGCTATTGCCAGTGATATTTATAGTGTTTTAGTAAAAGAAGAAGGTTTTATTAATATTGCAGAAAATCTAATAGAGGTCAATGCAACATATAAAAATATTATTTCACATCTGTTAGGACTTACGATTATAGTTGATAATATGGACAATGCCAATCGTATTGCACGTAGAATAAACTTTAGAAATCGTATTATTACTCTTGATGGTCAGGTTATAAATAGCGGGGGTTCTATTACTGGAGGAGCGATTAATAAAAATACTAATTCTTCAATTAAACATAAGGCAGAGCTAGATAATCTTGAGGATAACCTTGGAAAAATAAATGATAAAGTATCTAAGCTAGAGACTGAAAAAACTAAGTTGGAAGCCAAAAGAAAAGAGTCTGTAGAAAATATTGTAGAGTTGAAAAATGCTAAAGAACAAAATACTCTATATATAAAAGAACTTGAACTGGCAATAAACCATAAAAATGCAGAACTTACTGATATAACCGCTTATATCACATCTAATGAGAAGAAATTAGAGGTATATAGAACAGAAGACAATAATTTAGAAAATATATCAGAACTTACAGATGGACTTAAAAAAATTCGTGAAGAATTAACTATTTTGAATAAGAAAATAGAAGAAGAAACTGCTAAAAAACAAAGTGCACAGAGCGCAGAAGAGTTATTTGTTGAGAAAATAGCAGAGCTAAAAATAGAAGAATCTAAGCTAGAAGAAACTCTAAAACATATAACGGAAAGCATTGGAAATTATCAAAGCGATATTGATGATGTATGTATTCAAATAGAAAGGTTAGAAGCTTCTAAAAATATAGAAAATCTTAGTGCAGAAGATGAAAAGAATATTCTTGAAAATAATACAAGGGTAATTAGTCAATGTAGTCAAAGGCTAGATGTTTTGAAAAATCTTTTATCAGATTTAGATGCCGAAAAAACTGGTCTTTTTAAACGTGAAAAAGAAATTACTACATCACAACAACATAGTAATGAAAAATTACGCTTGAAGATTGCAGAATGTGAAAAATTAACGGTTGCTCAAACGAAGATTGAAGTTAAGATTGATGAGTATTTAGAAAACTTAGTTACTAATTATAGTGTGACCTATGAAAGTGTTGCTCACAAATTAACTGAAGAATTAATCCCAGAAGTACCTTCATATAAATCAGATGTAATTAGATTGCGTCGAGCTATAATGGAGTTAGGAAATGTTAACCTTAATGCTATTGAAGAGTTTAATGAAGTAAAAGAACGTTATGATTTCTACAATGAACAGATTACAGACCTAGTAGAGGCTAAAGCTAAGCTAGAAGAAACAATTGCAGAAATTGATAAAGAGGTAAAAGAAAGATTCTTAGAGACATTTGTTCAAGTAGCTGAGAACTTCAATAAAATATTTATAAAATTATTTAAAGGTGGTTATGCGGATATGACGCTTGAAACACCAAATGATATTTTAAATACTGGCATTGTTATTGAGGCTTCACCACCAGGGAAAAAACTTCAAAATCTTTCACTGCTATCGGGTGGGGAGAAATCACTTACTGCAATAAGTTTATTATTTGCGATTCTTCAAGTGAAAAATCCACCATTTGTTGTTCTTGATGAGGTGGAAGCGGCACTTGATGAAGAGAATGTTAATCGTTTTGCGAAGTTTTTAAAACTCTATTCAGAAGATAATCAATTTTTAGTTATAACACACCGTCGCGGTACTATGGAAGCTATGGATACATTGTATGGAGTAACAATGCAGGAAAAAGGAATAAGTTATATTCTTGAATTAGAGTTAAAAGATATGATAAAAAACTTCGAAGAGGTTATAGAGTAG